One genomic window of Paramormyrops kingsleyae isolate MSU_618 chromosome 22, PKINGS_0.4, whole genome shotgun sequence includes the following:
- the s1pr5a gene encoding sphingosine 1-phosphate receptor 5a yields the protein MAFTRPIYCTDPPAVLSKNLPTGHLFRVFREYHNNSVIMEHYNFTGKLSNDKYRDGLKPEAISFLIICLLIVLENTIVLVAIWKNKKFHVPMYYLLGNLTFSDLLAGFTYMVNIVLSGAKTLRLTPLLWFLREGGVFITLAASIVSLLAIAIERHVTMVKMKPYQGTKRGRMFALIGASWLLSVFLGVLPIIGWNCIGSLNNCSTVLPLYAKSYILFCISVFSTVLLAITALYVHIFRIVRANTQRLGALRAAQARKSRKCMALLKTVTTVLGVFIACWLPLFVLLLMDVCCPARHCSILFKADYFLGLAMVNSLLNPIIYTLTSRDMRRAILRLLCGHCFVTKEGHIMRIALPLFECSTSKMEMTSHRQEGLETTVSTGNINTSPVKDPQPES from the coding sequence ATGGCTTTTACCCGCCCCATCTACTGTACTGATCCCCCTGCAGTCTTATCCAAAAATCTTCCAACGGGGCACCTGTTCCGCGTGTTCCGCGAGTACCACAACAACTCTGTCATCATGGAACACTACAATTTCACCGGCAAGCTCAGCAACGACAAGTACCGAGACGGCCTGAAGCCAGAAGCTATTTCGTTTCTGATCATCTGCCTGCTGATTGTGCTGGAGAACACCATCGTTTTAGTCGCCATTTGGAAGAATAAAAAGTTCCATGTACCCATGTACTACCTGTTGGGCAATCTGACGTTCTCCGACCTGCTGGCGGGGTTCACCTACATGGTCAACATCGTGCTTTCGGGTGCCAAGACGCTCAGACTGACCCCCCTGCTATGGTTCCTTCGCGAGGGCGGCGTCTTCATCACCCTGGCTGCCTCCATCGTCAGCCTCCTGGCCATTGCCATCGAGCGCCATGTCACCATGGTCAAGATGAAGCCATACCAGGGCACCAAGAGGGGACGCATGTTTGCTCTGATCGGGGCCAGCTGGCTGCTGTCTGTCTTCCTGGGGGTGTTACCTATAATCGGGTGGAACTGCATAGGCAGCCTGAACAACTGCTCCACGGTGCTGCCGCTTTACGCCAAAAGCTACATCCTCTTCTGCATCAGCGTGTTCAGCACGGTGCTCCTGGCCATCACAGCACTGTATGTCCACATCTTCCGGATCGTGCGCGCCAACACGCAGCGGCTGGGTGCCCTACGCGCTGCTCAGGCCCGTAAATCCCGCAAGTGCATGGCACTGCTGAAGACGGTCACCACCGTGCTGGGCGTCTTCATCGCCTGCTGGCTTCCGCTCTTCGTGCTGCTGCTGATGGACGTTTGCTGCCCGGCGCGACACTGCAGCATCCTCTTCAAGGCGGACTACTTCCTGGGCCTGGCTATGGTGAACTCACTGCTCAACCCCATCATCTACACGCTCACCAGCAGGGACATGCGGAGGGCCATCCTGCGCCTCCTCTGCGGCCACTGCTTTGTCACCAAGGAGGGCCACATCATGAGGATCGCCCTCCCCTTATTTGAGTGCAGCACCAGTAAAATGGAGATGACCTCTCACCGGCAGGAGGGCTTGGAGACCACCGTCTCCACAGGCAACATCAACACATCCCCAGTGAAGGACCCCCAACCCGAATCGTGA